From a region of the Spelaeicoccus albus genome:
- a CDS encoding ferritin-like fold-containing protein, which yields MTESAAGAGTGTRRQAVDQLLAFLACGELNAFERTATDSRFAPTISDRVELAGHAVTEWRHYELVAGRLTERGVDVNAAMSVYEAPLQTFHDRTRPRDWYESLMKAYVSDGMVNDFYRAFAAHLDPSTRELIERVLGQTGHSAFIVDRLRLAIADDNRLGGRLALWGRRLVGEALSQAGHAAERGGPGMMELLGDDNQQAGAGEESGASSGAAPDEPGARISRIFAMMTEEHSRRMMALGLSA from the coding sequence ATGACTGAGAGCGCTGCCGGTGCAGGGACCGGGACACGCCGGCAAGCCGTCGATCAGCTCTTGGCGTTCTTGGCGTGCGGCGAGTTGAACGCATTCGAACGTACCGCCACGGACTCCCGATTCGCGCCGACGATCTCCGATCGGGTGGAGCTGGCCGGGCACGCCGTCACCGAATGGCGGCACTATGAGCTGGTGGCCGGTCGCCTGACCGAACGCGGCGTCGACGTCAACGCCGCGATGAGCGTGTACGAGGCCCCACTGCAGACCTTCCACGACCGGACCAGGCCGCGCGATTGGTACGAGTCGTTGATGAAGGCGTACGTGTCCGACGGGATGGTCAATGATTTTTATCGCGCGTTCGCCGCACACTTGGACCCGTCAACGCGCGAACTGATCGAGCGGGTACTGGGACAGACCGGGCACAGCGCCTTCATCGTCGACCGACTGCGGCTGGCAATTGCCGACGACAATCGGCTCGGCGGACGCCTGGCTCTATGGGGGCGCCGTCTGGTTGGCGAAGCGCTCTCGCAGGCGGGTCACGCAGCCGAACGCGGCGGCCCCGGAATGATGGAATTGCTCGGTGACGACAATCAGCAGGCCGGCGCCGGCGAAGAATCGGGCGCGTCGTCCGGCGCTGCCCCGGACGAGCCGGGCGCCCGAATCAGCAGAATCTTCGCCATGATGACCGAAGAACATTCCCGCCGCATGATGGCGCTGGGCCTGAGTGCGTGA
- a CDS encoding DEAD/DEAH box helicase, whose protein sequence is MTLETTEELTPEQAPKNTTFADLGVITPIVDALAKNGITDAFPIQALTLPVALTGADIIGQAKTGTGKTLGFGIPALQRVVTPEESGYDRLRLPGAPQALIVAPTRELAFQVAEDLKKAGAGRGVRIVTIYGGRAFEPQLDALAAGVEIVVGTPGRLLDLYGQRKLNLSQIRTVVLDEADEMLDLGFLPDVERLIAAVPEIRQTMLFSATMPGAVISLARRYMTRPTHIRAADPDDDGATVKNTKQHVYRAHAMDKSEVVARVLQAEGRGRTIIFTRTKRTAAKLADELTDRGFAAGALHGDLGQGAREQAMRAFRHDKVDVLVATDVAARGIDVDDVTHVINYQCPEDEKTYLHRIGRTGRAGNAGIAITFVDWDDVPRWTLIDRGLDLGFGEPVETYSTSPHLYSDLGIPQGTKGRLPKDKRTHAGLGAEKLEDVGETGAKHSDRQPSGRDSDRGAPRGRRRGGKPRRDGGRGNSQNGDGGRPGSGKPGSEKPGAGNQRDANQRGENRPRRRRRRTNHSTANKSE, encoded by the coding sequence TTGACTTTGGAAACCACTGAAGAATTGACGCCCGAGCAGGCGCCCAAAAACACGACATTCGCCGACCTCGGGGTCATCACGCCCATCGTGGACGCGCTGGCAAAGAACGGCATCACCGATGCCTTCCCGATTCAAGCGCTCACTCTCCCGGTCGCACTGACCGGCGCCGATATCATCGGCCAAGCCAAAACCGGAACCGGTAAGACACTCGGCTTCGGCATCCCGGCGCTGCAACGCGTCGTCACGCCCGAGGAGAGCGGCTATGACCGCTTGAGGCTCCCGGGCGCTCCGCAAGCACTCATTGTGGCCCCGACTCGCGAACTCGCGTTCCAAGTGGCCGAGGACCTGAAGAAGGCCGGCGCCGGACGCGGCGTCCGCATCGTGACGATTTACGGCGGTCGCGCGTTCGAACCGCAATTGGACGCGCTCGCGGCCGGCGTTGAAATAGTCGTCGGCACTCCCGGACGACTGCTCGACCTGTACGGGCAGCGCAAGCTCAACTTGTCGCAGATTCGCACGGTCGTGCTGGACGAAGCCGACGAAATGCTCGACCTCGGCTTCCTCCCGGACGTCGAACGCCTCATTGCCGCAGTGCCCGAGATCCGCCAGACCATGTTGTTCTCGGCCACCATGCCGGGCGCCGTCATCAGCCTGGCCCGCCGTTATATGACGCGGCCCACGCATATCCGCGCGGCTGATCCGGACGACGACGGCGCGACCGTGAAGAACACGAAGCAGCACGTCTACCGCGCGCACGCCATGGACAAGTCCGAGGTCGTCGCCCGCGTGCTGCAAGCCGAAGGCCGCGGACGCACAATCATCTTCACCCGCACGAAGCGCACTGCCGCGAAACTCGCCGATGAGCTCACCGACCGCGGCTTCGCGGCCGGAGCCCTGCACGGTGATCTCGGTCAGGGCGCTCGCGAACAGGCGATGCGCGCGTTCCGGCACGACAAGGTCGACGTGCTGGTCGCAACCGACGTTGCTGCCCGCGGCATTGACGTGGACGACGTCACACACGTCATCAACTACCAGTGCCCGGAAGACGAGAAGACGTACTTGCACCGCATCGGCCGCACCGGCCGCGCCGGCAACGCCGGGATCGCCATCACGTTCGTCGACTGGGACGACGTCCCGCGTTGGACGCTGATCGATCGCGGACTGGACCTCGGATTCGGTGAACCGGTCGAGACGTATTCGACGTCGCCGCACCTTTACTCCGATCTCGGCATCCCGCAGGGCACCAAGGGCCGATTGCCGAAGGACAAGCGCACCCATGCGGGGCTCGGCGCCGAGAAGCTCGAGGACGTCGGCGAGACGGGGGCCAAGCATTCCGACCGCCAGCCCTCCGGACGCGACTCCGATCGCGGTGCACCGCGTGGCCGCCGGCGCGGGGGCAAACCGCGCCGGGACGGCGGTCGCGGCAATAGCCAGAACGGCGACGGCGGCCGGCCCGGCAGCGGAAAACCCGGCAGCGAAAAGCCCGGCGCCGGGAACCAGCGCGATGCCAATCAGCGCGGTGAAAACCGTCCTCGGCGCCGTCGCCGGCGCACAAACCACAGCACCGCGAACAAGTCCGAATAA